From a region of the Theobroma cacao cultivar B97-61/B2 chromosome 8, Criollo_cocoa_genome_V2, whole genome shotgun sequence genome:
- the LOC18592333 gene encoding long chain acyl-CoA synthetase 9, chloroplastic, protein MSAYIVGALVPIVFTLLLRSSKNVKKRGVPIDVGGEPGYAIRNSRFPSPVETAWEGISTLAELFEQACKQHHDKRLLGTRKLISREVQVTEDGRSFEKVHLGDYEWLTYGKAFEAVCNFASGLVQLGHKKEERVAIFADTREEWFIALQACFRRNVTVVTIYASLGEEALCHSLNETDVTTVICANKELKKLVNISGQLDTVKRVICMDDEIPTSASGRWTITSFADVERMGCENPVVADLPLSADVAVIMYTSGSTGLPKGVMMTHGNVLATVSAVMTIVPGLGSKDVYLAYLPLAHILELAAENLIPAVGGVIGYGAPLTLTDTSSKIKAGTKGDATVLSPTVMAAVPAILDRVREGVRKKVDAKGGLSKKLFDLAYARRLSAINGSWAGAWGLEKLLWNFLVFKKVRAILGGRIRFLLSGGAPLSADTQRFINICLGAPIGQGYGLTETCAGATFSEVDDTSVGRVGSPLPCSFVKLIDWPEGGYLTSDSPMPRGEIVVGGPSVTLGYFKMEEKTKEVYKVDERGMRWFYTGDIGQFHADGCLEIIDRKKDIVKLQHGEYVSLGKVEAALIISTYVDNIMLHADPFHSYCVALVVASQHAVEDWASKQGVAFTDFADLCEKEETVKEVHSSLVQIAKKSRLEKFEIPAKIKLLSTPWTPESGLVTAALKIKREAIRKAFSEDLAKLYTS, encoded by the exons ATGAGTGCTTATATTGTTGGTGCTCTTGTCCCTATTGTATTTACACTTCTCCTTCGGAGTTCAAAGAATGTGAAGAAGCGAGGAGTGCCAATTGATGTTGGTGGGGAACCCGGGTATGCAATCCGAAACAGTCGATTTCCTTCCCCAGTTGAAACGGCATGGGAAGGTATATCTACTCTTGCAGAACTTTTTGAGCAGGCATGTAAGCAACACCACGATAAACGCTTGCTTGGAACGAGGAAATTGATTTCAAGGGAAGTTCAAGTAACTGAAGATGGAAGATCATTTGAGAAGGTTCATTTGGGAGACTATGAATGGTTGACATATGGGAAAGCATTTGAAGCTGTGTGCAACTTTGCTTCTGGATTAGTTCAACTCGGTCATAAAAAGGAAGAACGTGTGGCAATCTTCGCTGATACAAGAGAAGAATGGTTCATTGCACTGCAG GCATGCTTTAGGCGCAACGTCACTGTGGTGACAATATATGCATCTTTAGGGGAAGAGGCTTTATGTCATTCATTAAATGAg ACTGACGTTACCACGGTGATTTGCGCAAACAAAGAACTAAAAAAGCTTGTCAACATTAGTGGGCAACTTGACACTGTCAAACGTGTGATCTGTATGGATGATGAGATTCCAACTAGTGCAAGTGGTAGATGGACGATCACTTCTTTTGCTGACGTGGAGAGAATGGGCTGTGAAAATCCAGTTGTTGCTGATTTACCTCTTTCAGCTGATGTTGCAGTTATAATGTATACTAGTGGAAGTACTGGATTGCCTAAG GGTGTGATGATGACACATGGCAATGTACTAGCTACTGTTTCTGCAGTCATGACAATTGTTCCTGGACTTGGAAGCAAGGATGTTTATCTTGCATATTTACCCCTTGCTCATATTCTTGAATTAGCAGCTGAG AATTTAATTCCTGCTGTTGGAGGTGTCATAGGATATGGAGCCCCTTTGACTCTCACCGACACATCTAGCAAGATAAAAGCTGGAACAAAGGGGGATGCCACTGTGTTGAGTCCAACTGTGATGGCTGCTGTCCCAGCAATTCTTGATCGTGTTCGAGAGGGAGTGCGGAAGAAG GTAGATGCAAAGGGTGGACTATCCAAGAAATTGTTTGACTTGGCTTATGCCCGTAGATTATCTGCAATAAACGGTAGTTGGGCTGGTGCTTGGGGCCTGGAAAAGCTATTGTGGAACTTTCTTGTCTTCAAAAAGGTCCGAGCAATTCTAGGTGGTCGCATTCGATTTTTACTATCTGGTGGTGCTCCTCTATCTGCAGATACTCAGAGATTTATCAACATCTGTCTTGG TGCTCCAATTGGCCAAGGGTATGGCCTGACTGAGACTTGTGCTGGTGCCACCTTCTCTGAGGTTGATGATACATCTGTTGGACGTGTTGGTTCACCACTTCCTTGCTCTTTTGTTAAG TTAATAGATTGGCCTGAAGGTGGATATTTAACTAGTGATTCACCAATGCCTCGTGGAGAAATAGTGGTCGGTGGTCCAAGTGTAACACTTGGATACTtcaaaatggaagaaaaaacaaaagaagtgTACAAG GTTGATGAGAGAGGAATGAGGTGGTTCTATACTGGTGATATAGGACAGTTCCATGCTGATGGTTGCCTTGAGATAATTGACCGTAAAAAGGACATAGTCAAACTTCAGCACGGGGAATATGTCTCTTTAGGAAAG GTTGAGGCTGCTCTCATCATCAGTACCTATGTCGACAATATTATGTTGCATGCTGATCCATTTCATAGTTATTGCGTGGCTCTTGTGGTGGCTTCTCAGCATGCAGTGGAAGATTGGGCTTCAAAGCAAGGAGTTGCTTTCACTGATTTTGCAGACTTGTGTGAGAAGGAAGAAACTGTCAAGGAAGTACATTCGTCTCTCGTTCAG ATTGCCAAGAAGTCACGTTTGGAGAAGTTTGAGATTCCTGCAAAAATCAAATTGCTTTCTACTCCTTGGACTCCAGAATCTGGCCTTGTCACTGCAGCTCTCAAGATCAAGAGAGAGGCCATTAGAAAAGCTTTCTCTGAAGACCTGGCTAAGTTATATACGTCATAG
- the LOC18592334 gene encoding uncharacterized protein LOC18592334 — MNGYREDNSCCYFHPKEVVVGVCPLCLNERLLILASKQGQRSSSSSRGNHRIQGLSHKKPPTKLPKIFALGSVLLNRLEFKHWKSENSGDHDASTSQEDSFISIKFEDNGVASWEKGTVSKVSLEHCSVSWNPTMTKEITKEQKETNKSVVEHAKPRASLRWRKRIGHLFQLIRWKRSSKGNVCHVGSKVEGVKVMRKGWIRTLTKRTKE, encoded by the exons ATGAATGGCTATAGGGAAGACAACTCATGCTGCTATTTCCATCCCAAAGAAGTTGTTGTTGGGGTTTGCCCTTTGTGCTTAAATGAGAGGCTTCTTATCTTGGCTTCAAAGCAAGGCCAACGCTCTTCCTCATCCAGCAGAGGCAACCATAGAATTCAAGGTCTTTCACACAAGAAACCTCCCACCAAGCTCCCCAAGATCTTTGCTTTAGGCTCTGTACTTCTCAACCGTCTTGAGTTCAAGCATTGGAAATCTGAAAATTCCGGTGACCATGATGCTTCCACCAGTCAAGAAG ACTCATTTATCTCAATCAAGTTTGAAGATAATGGTGTTGCTTCATGGGAAAAGGGCACAGTTTCTAAGGTCTCACTTGAGCATTGCAGCGTGTCCTGGAACCCGACCATGACCAAGGAGATCACCAAGGAGCAGAAGGAGACCAATAAGAGTGTGGTAGAGCATGCGAAACCGCGTGCCTCGCTTAGGTGGCGAAAGAGGATTGGCCACTTGTTCCAGCTCATCAGGTGGAAGAGGTCCAGCAAGGGCAATGTGTGCCACGTGGGCAGCAAGGTAGAGGGAGTCAAGGTGATGAGGAAGGGCTGGATAAGGACTCTGACAAAGAGGACCAAAGAATAA